One segment of bacterium HR11 DNA contains the following:
- the scpC gene encoding Propionyl-CoA:succinate CoA transferase: protein MSWASIYRSRLRSAEEAVALVQSGHRVYVAGNGAAPFALLRALATRASELHDVELIHGPIFGENPLSRPGMEEHFRLNTFFVGSADREAVNSGRADYIPIHLHQIPRLFKSGQIPIDVALIHTSPPDEHGFLSYGVECLMTKAAAECARFVVAQVNPRMPRTLGDVFIHVSRVSVLVEVDELLPELERRPATDVELRIGRYVAELVDDGDTLQVGIGGIPDAVLAHLKDHRDLGVHSEMVSDGIMELLEAGVITGARKTLHTGKVVASFILSSQAMYAYVHNNPVFEFHPCDYTNDPFIIARNDRMVAINSALEVDLTGQVCADSLGTYIYSGFGGQVDFIRGAAAARGGKPIIALPSTAKGGTISRIVPLLKPGAGVVTTRADVHYVVTEYGVAYLFGKNLRQRAEALIAIAHPAFREELERAAYERGLLRARC from the coding sequence ATGAGCTGGGCCTCGATCTACCGGAGTCGGCTTCGGTCTGCGGAAGAGGCCGTGGCCCTCGTCCAGAGCGGCCATCGGGTTTACGTAGCCGGCAACGGGGCGGCACCCTTTGCGCTCCTGCGGGCGTTGGCGACGCGGGCCTCGGAACTCCACGACGTGGAGCTCATCCACGGACCCATCTTTGGAGAGAATCCCCTGTCCCGACCGGGCATGGAGGAGCATTTTCGTCTCAACACCTTCTTCGTCGGGAGCGCCGACCGGGAGGCCGTCAATAGCGGTCGGGCCGACTACATCCCCATCCACCTCCATCAGATTCCGCGACTCTTCAAGTCCGGCCAGATTCCCATCGACGTGGCCCTCATCCACACGTCGCCGCCGGATGAGCACGGATTTCTGAGCTACGGGGTCGAATGCCTGATGACGAAGGCGGCGGCCGAGTGCGCCCGGTTCGTCGTCGCTCAGGTGAATCCCCGGATGCCCCGGACGCTGGGGGACGTCTTCATTCACGTGTCTCGGGTCAGCGTCCTCGTGGAGGTCGACGAGCTTCTGCCCGAGTTGGAACGCCGACCGGCGACGGACGTGGAGCTTCGCATCGGCCGCTACGTGGCAGAGCTTGTGGACGACGGCGACACCCTCCAGGTGGGCATCGGCGGGATCCCCGACGCCGTCCTGGCGCACTTGAAGGACCACCGGGACCTCGGCGTGCACTCGGAGATGGTCTCCGACGGGATCATGGAACTCCTGGAGGCGGGCGTCATCACGGGCGCCCGCAAGACGCTCCATACCGGGAAGGTCGTCGCCTCTTTCATCCTGAGCTCCCAGGCGATGTACGCTTACGTCCACAACAATCCCGTCTTTGAGTTCCACCCCTGTGATTACACGAACGACCCCTTCATCATCGCCCGGAACGACCGGATGGTCGCCATCAATTCGGCCCTCGAGGTCGACCTCACGGGTCAGGTGTGTGCCGATTCATTAGGAACTTACATTTACAGTGGCTTCGGGGGTCAGGTCGACTTCATCCGGGGGGCCGCCGCCGCCCGGGGCGGGAAGCCCATCATCGCCCTGCCGTCGACGGCCAAGGGGGGCACCATCTCCCGTATCGTGCCCCTTTTGAAACCCGGGGCCGGCGTCGTGACGACCCGAGCGGACGTGCACTACGTCGTGACCGAGTATGGCGTGGCCTACCTCTTTGGGAAGAACCTCCGTCAGCGGGCCGAGGCCCTCATCGCCATCGCCCATCCGGCCTTCCGGGAGGAGTTGGAACGGGCGGCCTACGAGCGGGGCCTCCTGCGGGCTCGGTGTTAG
- the nosZ gene encoding Nitrous-oxide reductase: MKLRFWIANVGILVLGVLVGAWFLSPGARDQVGAQDPLRGVMQARNLSLDDALAALRTYTPTGVPDEYLLFASGGHSGHVLVVGLPSMRILKVIAVFAPESWQGYAVGNKETEEILKAGGKDITWGDVHHPALSETQGDYDGQFLFVNDKANGRVAVIDLRDFKTKQIVKNPLIYSNHCSAFVTPNTEYIAEAPQYSMPYPVGTYAPLEQYKEKYRGPITFWKFDRTKGRIVPEQSFALELPPYWHDLCDAGKRVSYGWAFCNSFNTEMAVPNILQMKMPLEATTARNEMDYLHVINWKAAEKLIQEGKYETVAGMKLIPLATAVQAGVFYLIPEPKSPHGVDVSPDGHYVVVAGKLDPHATVYSFEKIREAIQKGLFEGKDPYGVPVLKFDATKAAQVELGLGPLHTQFDDKGYAYTSLFLDSAVVKWSLGEPYFKGDKAWKVVDKVPVHYNIGHLAAVHGDTTRPRGKFLVALNKWSIDRFAPVGPLHPQNFQLIDISGEKMQRLYDLPIPIGEPHYAQIIERSLLKPFEVYPQVGFNPVTMAADPAHAVQPGKERIERRGNTVEVWMTAIRSTYTPDRIEVHQGDRVIIHLTNLERTRDATHGLAIAAYNINLSVDPGENATVEFIADKPGVYPFYCTEFCSALHLEMAGYLLVKPRTQAMK, encoded by the coding sequence ATGAAGCTCCGTTTCTGGATCGCCAACGTCGGGATCCTGGTCCTCGGGGTCCTCGTCGGGGCCTGGTTCCTGAGCCCCGGTGCCCGGGACCAGGTCGGCGCGCAAGACCCCCTGCGCGGTGTCATGCAGGCCCGGAACTTGAGCCTGGACGATGCCCTGGCCGCCCTGCGGACGTACACGCCGACGGGCGTCCCCGATGAGTACCTCCTGTTCGCCTCGGGCGGCCATTCGGGCCACGTCTTGGTCGTCGGCCTGCCCTCGATGCGCATCCTGAAGGTCATCGCCGTGTTCGCCCCCGAGTCCTGGCAGGGCTATGCGGTCGGCAACAAGGAGACGGAGGAAATCCTGAAAGCGGGCGGCAAGGACATCACGTGGGGCGACGTCCACCACCCGGCCCTCTCGGAGACGCAGGGCGACTACGACGGTCAGTTCCTGTTCGTCAACGACAAGGCCAACGGTCGGGTCGCCGTCATCGACCTTCGGGACTTCAAGACGAAGCAGATCGTCAAGAACCCCCTGATTTACTCGAACCACTGCTCGGCTTTCGTCACGCCCAACACCGAGTACATCGCCGAGGCGCCCCAGTACTCGATGCCCTATCCCGTCGGGACCTACGCGCCGCTCGAGCAGTACAAAGAGAAGTACCGGGGTCCCATTACCTTCTGGAAGTTCGACCGGACGAAGGGTCGCATCGTGCCCGAGCAGTCCTTTGCCCTCGAGCTTCCGCCCTACTGGCATGACCTGTGCGACGCCGGCAAGCGGGTCTCCTACGGATGGGCCTTCTGCAACAGCTTCAACACCGAGATGGCCGTCCCCAACATCCTGCAGATGAAGATGCCCCTTGAGGCGACGACGGCCCGCAATGAGATGGACTACCTCCACGTGATCAACTGGAAGGCCGCCGAAAAGCTGATCCAGGAAGGCAAGTACGAGACCGTCGCCGGCATGAAGCTGATTCCCCTGGCGACGGCCGTGCAGGCCGGCGTGTTCTACCTGATCCCCGAACCCAAGAGCCCCCACGGTGTGGACGTGTCGCCCGACGGCCATTACGTCGTCGTCGCCGGCAAGCTCGACCCTCATGCGACCGTCTACTCCTTCGAGAAAATCCGGGAAGCCATCCAGAAAGGCCTTTTCGAGGGCAAGGACCCCTACGGCGTGCCCGTCTTGAAGTTTGACGCCACGAAGGCCGCTCAGGTCGAACTCGGCCTGGGTCCCCTCCACACCCAGTTTGACGATAAGGGCTACGCTTACACGAGCCTGTTCCTGGATTCGGCCGTCGTGAAGTGGTCCCTCGGCGAGCCCTACTTCAAGGGCGACAAGGCCTGGAAGGTCGTCGATAAGGTCCCCGTCCATTACAACATCGGACACCTGGCGGCCGTCCATGGAGACACGACCCGGCCGCGTGGGAAGTTCCTCGTCGCCCTCAACAAGTGGTCCATCGATCGGTTCGCTCCGGTCGGTCCCCTGCATCCCCAGAACTTCCAGCTCATCGACATTTCGGGCGAAAAGATGCAGAGGCTCTATGACCTCCCCATCCCCATCGGCGAGCCCCACTACGCCCAGATCATCGAGCGGTCGCTCCTGAAGCCCTTTGAGGTCTACCCGCAGGTCGGCTTCAATCCCGTCACGATGGCCGCCGACCCGGCCCACGCCGTCCAGCCCGGCAAGGAGCGGATCGAACGGCGGGGCAACACCGTCGAGGTCTGGATGACGGCCATCCGGAGCACCTACACGCCGGACCGCATCGAGGTCCACCAGGGCGACCGGGTCATCATCCATCTGACGAACCTGGAACGGACGCGGGATGCGACCCACGGCCTGGCCATCGCCGCCTACAACATCAACCTGTCGGTCGACCCCGGCGAGAACGCCACCGTCGAGTTCATCGCCGACAAGCCCGGCGTGTACCCCTTCTACTGCACGGAGTTCTGCTCGGCCCTGCACCTGGAGATGGCAGGCTATTTGTTAGTCAAACCCCGGACCCAAGCGATGAAATGA
- the maeB gene encoding NADP-dependent malic enzyme, whose protein sequence is MTTTRDEALRYHREPRPGKLEVRVTKPCATQRDLSLAYTPGVAEPCLVIQQDPAAAYDYTIKGNLVAVITNGTAVLGLGDIGALAGKPVMEGKCVLFKRFAYVDAIDIEVDTHDPDEFITIVDRIAATFGGINLEDIKAPECFYIEERLAERLDIPVFHDDQHGTAIISGAALLNALELVGKRIEDVRVVINGAGASAIACARYYVRLGVRKSNILMFDSKGVLHVDRTDLNPYKREFAVETRVRTLAEALEGADMFLGLSVGHVVTGDMIRRMAARPIIFALANPIPEIPYEEAKAARPDAIVATGRSDYPNQVNNVLGFPFIFRGALDVRARKITEEMKLAATYALAALAREPVPDYVMRAYGVTRLEFGPEYLIPKPLDPRVLYWEAPAVAKAAIESGVARRVIDIDRYTESLREQVEFGGHAAYIIMQSARREPKRIVYPEGEDERIIRAAFQAHYEGLAEPILLGRRELIEPVLNRIGAASFRPVIVDPVTDPRREAYAQRLFELRQRKGMVYYHAYHAVAHPNVFGAMMVLMGDADGMLTGLTSEFDDAIRPILQIIRTDPDVPATGLHIVDLRGSIYFMADTSVNIDPTAEQLAQIAWLTVQFVRELGIEPRVAFLSFSNFGAVRRPEVEKVARAVELFRQVAPDVMADGEMQADVALDPHIMEEFYPFSRLKGRANVLIFPDLNAANIGYKLIQKLSEAAVLGPVLLGPRRAAHALPRSATVEDIVRMTALVVMDAQRKANDRRRR, encoded by the coding sequence ATGACCACTACTCGCGATGAAGCCTTACGGTATCATCGGGAGCCCCGCCCCGGGAAGCTGGAGGTCCGGGTGACCAAGCCGTGTGCGACCCAGCGGGACCTCTCGCTGGCCTACACGCCCGGCGTGGCCGAGCCCTGTTTGGTCATCCAGCAGGACCCGGCGGCGGCGTATGACTATACGATTAAAGGCAACCTCGTCGCCGTCATCACGAACGGCACGGCCGTCCTCGGCCTCGGCGACATCGGGGCCCTGGCCGGCAAACCCGTCATGGAGGGCAAGTGCGTCCTGTTCAAGCGGTTTGCTTACGTCGACGCCATCGACATCGAGGTCGATACCCACGACCCCGACGAGTTCATCACGATCGTGGACCGAATCGCCGCCACCTTTGGGGGCATCAACCTCGAAGACATCAAGGCGCCGGAGTGTTTCTACATCGAGGAGCGCTTGGCCGAGCGGCTGGACATTCCCGTTTTCCACGACGATCAGCACGGCACGGCCATCATCTCGGGGGCGGCCTTGTTAAATGCGCTGGAGCTGGTCGGCAAGCGCATCGAGGACGTCCGGGTCGTCATCAACGGCGCCGGCGCCTCGGCCATCGCTTGCGCTCGCTACTACGTCCGTCTGGGCGTGCGCAAGTCGAACATCCTCATGTTCGACAGCAAGGGCGTCCTCCACGTCGACCGTACGGACCTGAACCCGTACAAACGGGAGTTCGCCGTCGAGACCCGCGTCCGGACCCTGGCCGAGGCCCTGGAGGGCGCCGACATGTTCCTGGGCCTTTCGGTCGGCCACGTCGTCACCGGCGACATGATCCGCCGCATGGCCGCCCGGCCCATCATCTTTGCCCTCGCCAATCCCATCCCCGAGATCCCTTACGAGGAGGCCAAAGCTGCCCGGCCGGACGCCATCGTGGCGACTGGGCGTTCGGACTACCCCAATCAGGTCAACAACGTCCTCGGCTTCCCCTTCATCTTCCGGGGTGCCCTCGACGTACGGGCCCGCAAGATCACCGAGGAGATGAAACTGGCCGCCACGTATGCCCTGGCCGCCCTGGCCCGAGAACCCGTCCCCGACTACGTCATGCGAGCCTACGGTGTCACCCGTCTGGAGTTCGGCCCCGAGTACCTCATCCCCAAGCCCCTGGACCCCCGCGTGCTTTACTGGGAAGCGCCCGCCGTGGCGAAGGCCGCCATCGAGTCCGGCGTCGCTCGGCGGGTCATCGACATCGACCGTTACACGGAATCCCTGCGGGAGCAGGTCGAGTTCGGCGGCCACGCCGCTTACATCATCATGCAGTCGGCCCGCCGGGAGCCCAAGCGTATCGTCTACCCCGAGGGCGAGGACGAACGCATCATCCGGGCCGCCTTCCAGGCCCACTATGAGGGTCTGGCCGAGCCTATCTTGCTGGGTCGTCGAGAGCTCATCGAGCCCGTCCTGAACCGGATCGGAGCCGCCTCGTTCCGGCCCGTCATCGTCGACCCCGTGACGGACCCCCGTCGGGAGGCCTACGCCCAGCGGCTCTTTGAACTCCGCCAACGGAAGGGCATGGTCTACTACCATGCCTATCACGCCGTGGCCCATCCGAACGTGTTCGGGGCCATGATGGTCCTCATGGGCGACGCCGACGGGATGTTGACGGGCCTGACGTCTGAGTTCGACGACGCCATCCGGCCGATCCTGCAGATCATCCGGACCGACCCGGATGTCCCGGCGACCGGCCTCCACATCGTCGACCTCCGGGGGAGCATCTACTTCATGGCCGACACGTCGGTGAATATCGACCCGACGGCTGAGCAGTTGGCCCAAATCGCTTGGCTGACGGTGCAGTTCGTCCGGGAATTGGGTATCGAGCCGCGGGTCGCTTTCCTGTCGTTCTCTAACTTCGGGGCCGTGCGAAGGCCCGAGGTCGAGAAGGTCGCCCGGGCCGTCGAGCTCTTCCGCCAGGTCGCACCCGACGTGATGGCCGACGGGGAGATGCAGGCCGACGTGGCCTTGGACCCCCACATTATGGAAGAGTTCTACCCCTTCAGCCGCCTGAAAGGCCGGGCCAACGTCCTCATCTTTCCCGACCTCAATGCGGCCAACATCGGGTACAAGCTGATCCAGAAGCTCAGCGAGGCGGCCGTCCTGGGACCCGTCTTGCTGGGTCCCCGACGGGCGGCCCATGCGCTCCCCCGGTCGGCCACGGTCGAGGACATCGTCCGCATGACGGCCCTCGTCGTCATGGACGCCCAACGGAAGGCCAACGACCGCCGGCGACGTTGA
- the natA_2 gene encoding ABC transporter ATP-binding protein NatA, giving the protein MRAFIVEAEIRRVVLGGRVVLRDVNLKVRPGETVVIGGPNGAGKTSLLRAILGLVPMEGTARIGGHDVHRDHRAAMARVGYVPQAPALFPEMTVGEHFRLLAALRGLSPAGLAEAVQAFGVSAYLEAYPGTLSGGWLQRVSLALALLGDPPVLVLDEPTAHIDRTTRDLLREVLRQKQAQGVTVLMTTHRLEDDIVEADRTLWLEDGRLASEAFEPRWVRLKAWVLRRPDEDWVRHLPPDWQVLRLAPDGFGDSTCVVLRGPWASRWEAVQTLQAGGNAVIRIDWMSDQEGEA; this is encoded by the coding sequence ATGAGGGCATTCATCGTCGAGGCGGAGATTCGGCGTGTCGTCTTAGGTGGTCGGGTCGTCCTTCGGGACGTCAACCTGAAGGTCCGACCCGGCGAGACCGTCGTCATCGGGGGACCCAACGGAGCCGGGAAGACCTCTTTGCTCCGGGCTATCTTAGGCCTCGTCCCGATGGAGGGGACCGCCCGCATCGGGGGTCACGACGTGCACCGGGACCACCGAGCGGCGATGGCCCGGGTCGGCTACGTGCCTCAGGCGCCGGCCCTGTTCCCCGAGATGACCGTCGGGGAGCACTTCCGGCTGTTGGCCGCCCTGCGGGGCTTGAGTCCGGCCGGCCTCGCGGAGGCCGTCCAGGCCTTTGGCGTCTCGGCTTACCTCGAGGCTTATCCGGGGACGCTGTCGGGCGGATGGCTCCAGCGAGTTTCCCTGGCCCTGGCCCTGCTGGGTGACCCGCCGGTCTTGGTCTTAGACGAGCCGACGGCCCACATAGACCGGACCACGCGGGACCTGCTTCGGGAAGTCCTGCGGCAAAAGCAGGCCCAGGGCGTCACGGTCCTGATGACGACCCACCGGTTGGAGGACGACATCGTGGAAGCAGACCGGACTCTATGGCTGGAAGACGGACGCCTGGCCTCGGAGGCCTTCGAGCCCCGGTGGGTTCGTCTGAAAGCCTGGGTCCTCCGGCGGCCCGACGAAGATTGGGTCCGGCATCTGCCTCCAGACTGGCAGGTCCTGCGCCTCGCTCCCGACGGCTTCGGGGATTCGACGTGCGTCGTCCTGCGGGGACCGTGGGCGAGTCGATGGGAAGCGGTCCAGACCCTGCAGGCCGGCGGGAACGCCGTGATCCGGATCGACTGGATGTCCGACCAAGAAGGGGAGGCGTGA
- the ald gene encoding Alanine dehydrogenase, producing the protein MVSVGVPREFDEGRMTERRVVLTPAGVRELTALGATVLVESGAGRMAGFSDDEYRQAGAHVVYDRTEVYQRSDLVVRVARPQAGEYDLFREGQALLAFLHLAVAPTDFLEVLAARRVTAIGYEVIQTPEGDLPVLKPMSRIAGLMAYQIAARLLEAGVPGGRGILIPGLPGIPPAEVVIIGAGNLGSTAALLFHRVGANVYVMDKDFQKLERLYQLSHGGVVTVLISQHYLAKMIPFADILITAVLEPGARAPVIVTEAMVRRMKPGAVILDFSIDQGGAVETSRLTPGFEHVYQVHGVIHFCVPNVPAYVPRTASYALTTALLPYLRELVQRPLEEALRASFDLRRGVYVYQGVFVGPVEPPPNVPTDRLERLLELEG; encoded by the coding sequence ATGGTCTCGGTCGGCGTGCCGCGGGAGTTCGATGAGGGCCGGATGACCGAGCGGCGGGTCGTCCTGACGCCGGCGGGCGTCCGGGAGCTGACGGCCCTGGGGGCGACCGTCCTCGTCGAGTCGGGGGCCGGTCGGATGGCCGGCTTCAGCGACGACGAGTATCGGCAGGCGGGGGCCCACGTCGTATATGACCGGACAGAGGTCTATCAGCGGTCGGACCTCGTCGTGCGGGTCGCCCGTCCGCAAGCGGGCGAGTACGACCTGTTTCGAGAGGGGCAGGCCCTGCTGGCCTTTCTCCACCTGGCCGTGGCGCCGACGGATTTCTTAGAAGTGCTGGCCGCCCGGCGGGTCACGGCCATCGGCTACGAGGTCATCCAGACGCCCGAGGGGGACCTTCCAGTCTTGAAGCCCATGAGCCGCATCGCCGGCCTCATGGCCTATCAAATTGCGGCCCGCCTTCTGGAGGCCGGAGTCCCGGGGGGCCGGGGGATTCTCATCCCGGGCCTGCCGGGGATTCCCCCGGCGGAAGTCGTCATCATCGGGGCCGGGAATCTGGGGTCGACGGCGGCCCTGCTGTTTCATCGGGTCGGGGCCAACGTGTACGTGATGGACAAGGACTTCCAGAAGCTCGAGCGGCTGTATCAACTGAGTCATGGCGGGGTCGTGACGGTCCTCATCTCCCAGCATTACCTCGCGAAGATGATTCCCTTTGCCGATATTCTCATCACGGCCGTCCTCGAGCCGGGGGCCCGGGCGCCTGTCATCGTGACCGAGGCCATGGTCCGTCGGATGAAGCCGGGGGCTGTGATCCTCGATTTTTCTATCGACCAGGGCGGGGCCGTCGAGACGTCCCGGCTGACGCCGGGCTTCGAGCACGTCTATCAGGTCCATGGCGTGATCCACTTCTGCGTCCCCAACGTGCCGGCCTATGTCCCCCGGACGGCGAGCTACGCCCTGACGACGGCGCTCCTACCGTATCTTCGGGAACTGGTCCAGAGACCGTTGGAGGAGGCTCTACGGGCGTCCTTCGACCTGCGCCGGGGTGTCTACGTGTACCAGGGCGTCTTCGTGGGACCCGTCGAGCCGCCGCCGAACGTGCCGACCGACCGACTGGAACGACTCTTGGAGCTGGAAGGATGA